The Alnus glutinosa chromosome 3, dhAlnGlut1.1, whole genome shotgun sequence nucleotide sequence TGCCAAACTTCTGCAAAATCCAAAACTTATGTTCGgctttttcaaaataatatttccaGACAATCATTTTGGTgacccaaaatatttttacataaaTTTGCTATATAGAGAATCCTAGGCAAGAATTTATTAGTTCAAGGAAATTTTTAACTACAGGACTGGCCAAATTTTGGgcaaaaatttgcaaatttaaAAAACATGGATTTAAAACCTAAGTTACTCATCAGGAAAGACAAGGATTAATGTTCCCAACAACCAGGCTCCCCTTGTAGTTGATAAAGCTTGCAGGCATAGAGAGAGAATCTGGGGTACCAATAAATGATTCCAACCTAAGAGATATCTtgtcatatttttcattttctgaagtACGAGTTTACATGTTTCAACTAATCCTCCATTAAGATCCCGAAATTTTTAAGGCCATAATCATCTGCTTTTGGACATATTTTGACAAATATATCAGGAAAGGATGGAGATAGTTTGTACCTAAACAAGCTGAATCGGATGGTACTGTTAACCCATCAGGTTTCAAAGGGTGGAAAGAGCAGTGTAAATGATGAGATTAATAAGGACTATGGAAATATGACATTAGCAAAAGACATACATTGACAGATACGGATATGTgacattaaatttattaaattaatatacatataaattttaaccaaattgataagaaaggaaaagagattGAAAAAATATGAGAAGATAGGCTACCTTGGTATTAGCAGTTGCTTGTTCATTCAACCGatcaccaaaatcttcatcATTAATGGGTGATAAAGTACCATTGAAATTTTGCATTGCACCAGTTACATCCTCCAGGAGGGATTCAACTCCACTAAGCATGCTATTTGCTGCAACTCCCATTACAAACttaaacataaatttaaagcagcataaaaataaaaataaaataaaaaagagcatAAATAAGCAAACAACGATAGCCTCCAAATGACAATGGCAAGAGGAATATACATTATTATCCTTACAGAAAACATAAACCTGCATAATAAACACATGTTGAAGCATGCCAttaaaaagaagggaaaataacttaatataacataaaatgaGAAAACTGCTACTGCTGGATTGCTAGATAATATGCAATCATTGCTAATAAAAGGTAatgaatttttccttctttttcccttctttttttctcctaatATAAGTAACTCACACATTCTACAGGACTTGAACCTGTAACCTCACCCAACCACCCATGGGGAACAGAGTTGCCATTTGACCAAAGGCTGCTGGCATTGGCACTCCTCTGACACTAAAAGGTATAGTCCATTGCAGATGACCACACAGAAAAGCAAAAACTGGATAAATAACCTTTCATTTTCCAGCCCTCAAAAACATAAATCTCTACATCGATAGCCCTCAATCCCCAACTTAAAATGAAATAACATTAGTAATAAGTATTTGAAATGAAACAACATTATCTTCTTAAGAGATATGCTGAGGCATCACAGGTTCATACCAATTTTTGACAAGTTCCCTTTGAGAATGAGAATATATAAAAGCACAGAAAATGGTAAATTTTAGAAGGAGAAGTTACCTTTACTTAAGTGGTCAAGAAGTCCAAGTTTGCATGTTTGCACTTTTGTATGCACATTTTCCCCACAGATGAACAATTAGTGcagtcagaacaataatttttaGGTGAACAAAAGTTCAAAATGGAAAATTTAACTTGAAACATTGTAgcaaacacacacacagacacggGGGTGGGGGGGTTACAATTGCACTTACACTTGCTTATATTTTGTACACCATCATGGGCATTGATACATCCAGCATCAAAATATGATTTAACTCTCTTTGTTCCATTAGCTTCAACGATCTTCTTAACCAACTCAGATGTTCTGTCTATCGGACACCGCCGAAGATACTCTATACGAGAagtttaagaaaataatgttacTGAGAATTACAAATATAAACCTCCTTAGCAACACAAGACAAATAACCATAATTCTTTAGAACATTTACCCAGCCCTTGCTGAAAGCCAGCAAGTAACCCGGCTCCTACAGCCACTAATTCCTCAAACTTCGTAACCCTACCAAAGCATTGCCATTCAAAACCATTAGAAAACGTAATCATATACtccaataaaacaaattaaaatgttAGCTAAACGCCTTTTAATTTATGCACTCAATGAGTTCTGAACTCACAACCTCACCCCCCAACCTTGTTCTTACAACGAGAGGAGACATGCCAACTGAGCAAGAGCTCATTGGCACATTTTCACTATTCTTGCAAGAATCATTCTGAAAAGGCTATGGAAAGGATTACCTCAACAAAAAATCCTTATATATCTGGTAAATTTTCTCCTCTATTTCGGAATTCAATTTGCCTTGCTCCATTCCCATTCtgcaaaaaaattcaaaatctaattatttgaaaggaaaacaaatcaaaagcaGAATGCCTAGTTAGCTAATTATTATATATCTAAgggataattataaaaaaatcccCCCAAATTATAAGCCGTTTTTAAAGTAGCTTTCTGATCTACCAAGTGTACTAAtatggcccctcaaactaccatagAGTGCTAAAAAGACCCCTTTAGCCGAAGAGATATATTAGCCgcacaacaatgctgatgtgtccagcattttttatttttttattttttaaattaaataatatcatTGTCCCGTGTCATATATTCTactaaaaactaataaaaattaaaacaatttaaaaatcaaagaaatattaaaaaaatcaaattttggccaatgaggtggccggccaccccattttggccaagggggtggccgaaccaccccatggcccttggtgcttggccacccccaataagcaaaatgggggtggccgaaaccacccctgtggcccatgggatagttcggccacccccaagggccaaacccccAACGACCCTCTGTTCTCGTCAACCCACCGGGAAGAAGTGGGAACCTCCCACTAAACCCTAACGACCCTCTCCACAGATACCTCACGCAAATGTCTCATCGCACCGAAcacaaagaagaacaagaaaaagatgaCCTCTCCGGGAGCGAAGACGAGAACGATTTGGACGAGGACATGGAAGCCCTGGGGCGAGCCTGCGTGATCACCAGAAGAAACCCTAACGACCTCGACAATCCCTCCACCTCCGCCGCCAACGGATACTACTCCGCCGATTCCGACTCCGATGACGACCTCGAATTGGTCCGAAATATTCAGAACCGGTTCTCGATCTCGTCCGCTCTGTGCGAGACCCTGTCTTGgccaaaatttgatttttttttttttttttttttaattgttttaatttttattattttttaattgaatatatgacgGATGAGAAAAGTATTGTAAGAATATTTGCAAAAGTATATTTCCGGCCTTATTTGATAATTtgaagtcattttttatttattttaatgtcCACGTAAGAGATGAGGaaaattcaaactagtgactaCTGCTTCATGAGGTGTGATCTCCAACGATTGAGTTACTCCCTTAAAAACATTTGAAGTCATATTAATACACTTAATAGTTCAAGAGTTACTTTAAAAACGGCACgtaatttatgctccgtttgtttcgaagtaaaatggtttccgtcgtaaaatattttcgacgaaattatttaaaaaaaaaaataattttctcgaaaatatttttcggcgtttggttcatacgaaaaaattatgaaaagagAAAATGCAATTATCGCCGGAATCTaacaacgtccggtcgccgttgccagATTTCGGCGAGCACGTTTGGCTGGATCCATCCAGATCTGGCCGGACcaatggccggattccagccagAATCTGGTCGACAGGCACTAGCAACGGTGGCCGAATGTTGCCAAATTCAGGCGCCAACAATATTctggtggccggattccggtgccgCCTGGATTCCGACGACTGATCATTGTCGGATTccgacaatcggatatcaaatgtgcgtgcaaggacgaagagtttaatttcggaaaacgatttacggttttaaaaaccgtaaatcgttttccaaatattaaagaaggttttacggttaaaccgaaaataattttcattgaccattatttttgtccCTCCCAAACAttgtaaaatgccgaaatcattttacgctgaaacaaacggagcatttgagataattttttttataattatccgTATTGGTCTCCACCAAACCAGTGTGTTTGGCTACAAAAATTCTGCGTTTATTTATGACTGGATTGAAGTTTTAATTCTGAAAAATAAGAATTCAttgaattacatttttttttagtagaatcacggctaaaaatatatatgagaattacatatattttgagttatatatttttaaacacacgttaatttaataaattagattgaATAAAATCTTAAAACCCAATTAAGAGGAAAACttcatcattattattttttatggaaaacCATTTCCCAATATCTTAAATCTAGTTTCTTTGGACGGGTGATTGGATTACGATCAATAGATTTGAAATTCAtggtaaattttgtttttggtagAATACCAGGGTAATAACCGTAATATGTTAAAATACAGGGATGTAGGGTGTTCGGGCAATGGCGGGGCTCTAAAAGCACTCACATCCGGCTAGTTCAATAAcccaaatattattttgattagtgaaaatattaaaataggtctaaaatgataaaatatttgtttttttttttttaaaaagtgctTGTATTCTCATTAAAAAGGAGACAAAAGCCTATCGGCCAATACAATCTCAGAAATACAAGACGGATACAAGTCCATCCAAATATGGTTTAAATTCTGACTGACAGCAAACTTAGCAAGTTGGTGAGTTGCATTATTACAGCATCTCCTAACTGCACCCACTTTCCACACAGGGAACTCCATAAGAATCTTCCTAGTTTCTACAATAATACTTCCCATTTTACTAAACTCTTCCTCCTCCCGATTGAGAGCCGAAACCACCTCACTCGCGTCACCCTCCAGGAAGATAGAGTAGAGGCCCAAAGCGCGGCCAAGTTCTGCACCCAATTTAGCACCGATCGCCTCGGCAACCGAAGGATCCAAGATGAACTTCTGGACCGCACATTGAGAATTTAATTAGGTGTGCACTATTCACCTACTAAATCTtgtttttattgtctttttcgATGaatgaatagaaaaataattaaaaataataataatatttaaatgaaatagttaaaatattgaggtgctttgaaaaagttgatagctataataaaaaaattgtgatttttttagctaaaatcgAAAATAAATTTGCTGAACCGGATGTAACTACTCTAACACAAAAAcactatgaaaataaaatataaatatacaaaCTTAATAAGTGACCATCAAACGAATTCTTTTAGTAAAATAGTGTTTTGAGTTTCTTTTAGAGTCTTAGACAATAGAAGATCTAATAGTCcttttatgttgattaattaaTGTTAATCACCTTCTCTCATACTTATAAAAAGTTACTAAAAAATCAGTTTAgatcatttttaaaatgtttagaTAAAGAAAAGTAAGAACTCTTTTAAATaaagaaagggaaataaatCATACTTGATAGACCATGTCACAAAAAgcttttgatatttttcctttGCTCACAAGACACAAAtcaattcataaatttaattagtcCTGCATTTTATCACAAGGCAAAAAGTATGACTAATGCTATAaattatgcatttattaatgCCAAAAATCTTGATATAGCACAAGTATTTTACCTAGAtatgaaacaaatatttttcaccATATTTTTAGGTACTAAAGTGAAAGTCGTGAGAGTAAATTAATCACTTGAAAACACAACTACACAGACCAAAGATACGAAGTACTGATTCATTACAGATTTGTTACATCTAATTTTACAGAGGAAGTATGATCAAAATTCCTTGATTCATGGATAAAATGATGGAGGGATAATGACATCCCCAATGTTGTTGTGCCATGGGTCAGCCAAGTGAGTAGCCAAGTTCTCCAATGGTCCTGTGCCAGGATAAGCTGTTTGTTGAACGCAGAAACCCACAAAAGCCAACAATGCAAGCCGGCCTacataataaaatcaaataatccAAAGCATATTAATCAGATGATTTACATTACAAATCAATTACTCTAAAAGCAACCATAAATGATGGTGGTTCAGTGGTCTCAAAGGAAACTCCCAAATGGCTAGGTATATACTAAGGCGTGGATTCGAATCTTGCAACAGGAATCCCCACACAAGCCTGACTAGTATTAGCCGCCGTGAGTTTCACTAATGTCTTTAGTGGAGTTAGGTTAGACTATGGCTCAaccgaagaaaaagaaaaaaaaaagtttaaggttctaaccattttttatctctttgaCCTTGTACTCCTTGAACTTTACGGGGTCCTTGGAGTAGCCCAAGGGGTCAAAAGCACCACCAGGGTACTTCTTCTTCTCGGGATCTTTCTCCATGCTGCGTTGGTGCTCTACAAAGGCGATGGCAAGGAATTCAATGACCAAAATGGTAGGGAGGTAGCCCCATGGCACTGGGTTGCCCAAGTAGGTGGCTTGACCTCCTGGAACGGCTGCCCACTCTTGAGCCTTCACCCAATTCCCCAACCCCAAGGCCTCCGGCACTAAAATTCCTGGCTGCATgcacaaatatggaaattaatgGAAATCAGCTAAAGCAAAACTCGATCATCTATATCACAAACTTCAATTAGGAGACATACTAATTATGCTTTTACAAGTTGCTAGCTTAAAAGAACATCAACAAATGGCTGTCTTTGAAAGGAGAGAGCTTAAAAAGTGCTTTTTAGGGCTTAAAGTAGTTTAAAACAAAATtggattattttattaaaaattttatttatttattttaaaaatgttcAAAACTGCATTCGTTTGAAaatgaggctttttttttttttttttttattctaaaaagttATTTCAAGCTTTTTctataaacaaattttttatttctccacGCAATCCTAAACTCTTAAGATGTGTTTAATTAGCTATGTGATTTTGCTAGGTAAAAGTgtatttttaatcaaaatatcagAAAAAGTGCGTTTGAAAAAAGTTACGgtttaaaaatatgaagaaaaaaaattcacattttcaaataataggcaaatagcattttttttaaataaataaatagttttaAATAGTTTTTGCAAGTTTTTTTAAAACGGACACTTACAACGGCAAGCATAGCCCATCTGCAGTGAATGAGTTCAGATTCCTTAAATCTTTCAAGGTTCTCTGGGACTTCACCAAGCCGAAGTGGGTCAAAACCAAAGTCACtgccaaataaaaacaaacacatGCAACGCATACTTCACATCGTCATGATTCATGATTACACAAacacaacaataacaaaatgATTCATGAGCTCATGAAAGAAAGTAATTATGATTAATTTCTGAGGACCAAACGAAGCTGTTACTGTTCATTACGATTAATTACCCGGGTGCTGAGCCGTCGAGGTACGGAGGCCGGGGCTGGCCTGGCATCCAGTCGGCCGTCATGGTGAACCGGGACGAGGCGTTGGCACCGACGCTAGGAAGGGGGAGAGAGGCGGAGAACTTGGACTTCGAAGAGGAGAGGACTGATGGGAAGGCTGTGGTGGCGATGCCATAGCTCATCAATGTGTTGGAAGCCATGCTCGCAGGAATTGAAGATGGGTGTGATGGGGGAGGGACTTGGATATGGGCTGCTGATGAAGAGCAAGCGGTACTTCAAGTTGTGGAAGTGGGATATAGGCGAATCCATATCTGGATTGCGATTGGCTAATGACACTTGGTTTTGCTATGTCATTGGGCCAGGTGTCCTCTCTCAATCCATTAGAGTACGTGGAATATCCGGTGGATAACAGATATCTATATTGTTTTTGCGTGGTGGAGGTTGAGTGCCATGACAAAATCCACtatgtttgttattttttatttttatttttgaatttaaaatgctcaaacaaagaaaatatttggaaatttacagttttctctataaatttttttaggacaaaatttttcgGCAAATCAGCGTCTAATTTCTAAATGTGTCCCCTAAAACAATACGAGATTTACAtgttaagggacacatgtcatttttagaaaaaatattttgttcattttttttttttataaacttacgTGTCAATATTTTGATGGTgacaaaattaaacaacaaaatttaatcattGTTACTCTtgtaccctttttcttttttttaagcaaatcaAATGATTTGGGTAAGAGAAAGAAACCATATGTAATCATAGGCATACCAATTTATTCCTCAATATTATGAAGcaaaatatgaataattataTTAAGATTATACCATATTTATCGTATAGAATTATATAAATCATAACATAACATGCATCTCTAGTATaggcatattttattatttctcaaacacaaatattttagaacattttttggatttaaacataataaaaaatcattttttttttaaaatgccaACATTAATGTTCATGCATGTTATTACATTGAATA carries:
- the LOC133864007 gene encoding uncharacterized protein LOC133864007, which gives rise to MSSSKSFSSSLPERMGMEQGKLNSEIEEKIYQIYKDFLLRVTKFEELVAVGAGLLAGFQQGLEYLRRCPIDRTSELVKKIVEANGTKRVKSYFDAGCINAHDGVQNISKLQTCKLGLLDHLSKANSMLSGVESLLEDVTGAMQNFNGTLSPINDEDFGDRLNEQATANTKEVASSQLQRLTDYAALMGIVYCMVKQDYVMQEKIVSALNFKASSVELESYCLMWSLRPFVNDEIMHQAWKLIP
- the LOC133864706 gene encoding chlorophyll a-b binding protein 6, chloroplastic, encoding MASNTLMSYGIATTAFPSVLSSSKSKFSASLPLPSVGANASSRFTMTADWMPGQPRPPYLDGSAPGDFGFDPLRLGEVPENLERFKESELIHCRWAMLAVPGILVPEALGLGNWVKAQEWAAVPGGQATYLGNPVPWGYLPTILVIEFLAIAFVEHQRSMEKDPEKKKYPGGAFDPLGYSKDPVKFKEYKVKEIKNGRLALLAFVGFCVQQTAYPGTGPLENLATHLADPWHNNIGDVIIPPSFYP